Part of the Desulfurobacterium pacificum genome, ACTCTTATTCCTTCTCTGTCGGATTCGTCTCTGATATCGCTGATGCCTTCTATTTTCTTATCTTTTACCAGGTCAGCTATCTTTTTAATCAGGTCTGCCTTGTTTACTTGGTATGGTAGTTCTGTTATAACTATCGCTGTTTTCTTTCTAACTTCTTCTATTTTGTGTTTTGCCCTTATGGTAACGCTTCCACGCCCCGTTTTGTAAATTTTGGTGAGTTCTTCAGGGTTTATGATTTCTGCACCTGTAGGAAAATCAGGTCCTTTGATGAACTGCATAAGCTCTTCAACAGTTGCTGTTTCTCTATCTACAAGGTATTTAATGGCTTCGCATACTTCTTTTATGTTGTGCGGTGGAATGTTTGTTGCCATTCCAACGGCAATACCGGAAGTGCCGTTTACAAGAAGGTTTGGAAATCTTGCCGGAAGGACTTCTGGCTCTGTAAGGCTTTCATCAAAGTTTGGTTTGAAGTCAACTGTTTCTTTTTCTATGTCTTTCAGGAGTTCTGTTGCTATTTTAGAAAGCCTTGCTTCGGTGTATCTCATTGCTGCTGCTGAGTCACCGTCTATGGAGCCGAAGTTTCCCTGTCCATCTATCAGAGGATAGCGCATGGAAAAATCCTGCGCCATTCTTACTAAAGCGTCATAAACGGCAGTGTCGCCGTGAGGGTGGAACTTACCCAAAGTCTCGCCGACGATTCTGGCACTCTTTTTATAAGGTTTGTCAGGTTGTAACCCTAATTCATACATTGAGTAAAGAATTCTTCTGTGAACAGGTTTTAAGCCATCTCTTACGTCTGGTAATGCCCTACCAACGATTACGCTCATTGCGTAGTCAAGGTAGGATTGTTTCATTTCCTCTTCTATGGGAACGGGTATAACCCTTTCCATTAAGTTTCCTCCAGATTAGAAAGTAAAGAAGTTCATTGCTTTTCTGACTTCTTCCATAGTTTCTTTAGCTATTTCCCTTGCTTTTTTAGAGCCTTCAACGAAAATTTGGGAAAGCGTTTCTTTGTCTGATAATAGTTTTTCTCTTTTTTCTCTAATCGGTGAGAGAAAGGTATTTAAGTTTTCAAAAAGTTGCTTTTTACATTGAACGCAGCCTATCTGTCCCTTTCTGCAGTTTTCTTCTATCTCTTTCACCTGTTTTTTGTCAGTGAATATTTTATGGTAGGAGAATACAGAACATACTTCCGGATGTCCGGGGTCGGTTTTTCTCACTCTTGCCGGGTCTGTAACCATTGACATAACTTTTTTTCTGAGTTCTTCTTCTGTGTCTGAAAGATAAATACAGTTTCCATAGGATTTGCTCATTTTCCTTCCGTCAAGTCCGGGGAGTTTGGGCGCTTCTGAAAGATAAGGTCTTGGTTCAGGGAAAATATTACCGAAAAATCTATTGAACCTTCTTGTTATATCTCTTGACAGTTCAAGGTGTGGAAGCTGGTCAATGCCTACTGGAACGGTGTCTGCTTTGTATATGATAATGTCTGCAGTTTGAAGAACAGGGTAACCTAAGAATCCGTAAGTTGCCAGGTCTCTATCTTTTAAGTTTTCCATCATTTCCTTATAAGTGGGATTTCTTTCCAGCCATTTTACCGGTGTAATCATTGAAAGAAGCAGGTGGAGTTCTGCGTGTTCTTTTACCTGAGACTGAATAAAGAGAACGGACTTTTCCGGGTCAAGTCCTGCAGCTATCCAGTCTGCCATCATTTCCAAAGTATTTTGAGAAAGTTTGGAAGTGTCTTCATAAGACGTTGTTATGGCGTGCCAGTCTGCAATGAAGAAAAAGCATTCAGCTTTATCCTGCAGTTCAATCCACGTTTTAAGTGCTCCAAAGTAGTTACCTAAATGAATTTTGCCGGTTGGGCGCATTCCTGATAAAACGCGTTTAATATCTTTAGGTTCTTCGTATTTCTCAAGGGCAATTTTCATTTCTTTGTCAACGTTGCTGACTAATAACTCTTTCTGTGCCATTTTTACTCCTCTACTTTTTCGTATCTTTCCACTATTCTTCTATAAACTTCTTTATAGCTTTCTACTACTTTGCCCATATCTTTTCTAAATCTGTCTTTATCTAAAACTTCTCCTGAAGACTTATCCCATAGTCTGCAGGCGTCGGGTGTTATTTCATCTGCCAAGAGAATTTCGCCGTTGTGCCTGCCAAATTCAAGTTTGAAGTCAACTAACTGGATGTCTATTTCGTCAAAGAACTTTTTGAGAAGTTCGCTTACTTCAAGGGCTGTTTTTGTCATGAAACCCAGCTCTTCTCTTGTTGCCCATCCGAACATGTAAACGTGGTTTGGGCATACCATCGGGTCGTGAAGTTCGTCGTTTTTGTAGAAGTATTCTACTAACGGTTCTTTGAGGGGCGTTCCTTCTTTTACCCCGTATCTCCTTGAGAAACTACCGGCTGCTACGTTTCTGACTACTACTTCTACCGGTATTATTTCACATTTTTTGACGAGCATTTCTCTTGGTGAGAGTCTTTCAACGAAGTGGGTTTTGATTCCGTGTTTTTCAAGGTATTCAAAGATTATGGTAGAAATAGAGCAGTTTATAACGCCTTTGTCTTCTAAAACTTCTTTTTTTGCACCGTCAAAAGCGGTTGTATCATCTTTGAAGTATTGTATTACTAAGTTATCGCTGTCTGTTGTGTATATGATTTTTGCCTTTCCTTCGTATAGTTTTTCTCTTTTTTCCATTTTTTCCTCCGTGATTAAGTTTCAGGTGAAAATTAATGGTTTGTAAGCCAAATTATCTCATAAATTGTGCTGGTTTTTAGGCGGGAGTTTCTGTAAAAAAGTGCTTTTTGGGACAAATTTTGTCGGTTTTTTTGTTTACATTTTCAATAATGAAAAAATAATAGATTTGGGTTTTCGGTTGAGGTGAAGGGGGGAGGGGGATTTTACTTCGTGCTTGAATTTCTTTAATGGAAGTAGGATAATCTTCTTTCCATTGGTATCAAAGTACCCGGGAGAGAATAATGAAAGAGTATTGCGGCGTTTTTGGTATTTATAACAATCCTAACGCTGTTTACTATACTTATTTAGGACTTTATGCTTTGCAGCATAGAGGGCAGGAAAGCGCAGGTATAGCTGCTACAGATGGAAATAAAATTGGTTATTACAGAGATTTTGGATTAGTTTCTTCTGTTTTTAAAAGTTCTGTACTTCGTGAATTGTCTGGTTTTATAGCCATTGGGCATAACAGGTATTCTACTTCAGGTGCTTCAGATTCGCCAGATAACATTCAACCTATAGTTGTGTCTTATAAATATGGACAGATGGCTGTTGCTCATAACGGTAATTTGGTTAATGCGTTAGAACTTAGGGAAAAGTTGGAAGAGGAAGGTTCTATTTTTAGAGGGACTACTGATTCTGAAGTTATAGTTCATTTAATAGTTAAGTCTAAGAAAAAAAAGTTTTTGGATAAACTTATAGATGCGCTTGTTAGGCTTAAAGGAGCTTATTCCCTTTTAGTTATGACCAATAAAAAGCTCATTGCGGTAAGAGACCCGTGGGGATTCCGTCCGTTATGTATGGGAGAACTTGACGGTAGTCCGGTTTTTGCTTCAGAGACTTGTGCTTTTGACCTTATTGGTGCGAAATACTTAAGGGATGTTGAACCGGGCGAAATTATTGTTGTTGAGAATGGTGCGATATCATCGTATAGGCTGCCTGAAACTGAAAACTGCCCCAGGTCACAATGTATATTTGAATTTGTTTATTTTGCCAGACCTGATAGTAAGATTTTTGGTAAAAGTGTTTATGACGTTAGGAAGGCTTTTGGTAGGAGATTGGCGAAGGAACATCCGGTAGAAGCGGATATTGTTATACCTGTTCCCGATTCTGGTGTTGTGCCTGCTTTGGGGTACTCTCAGGAAAGTGGAATACCATTTGAAATGGGACTTATAAGGAATCATTATGTTGGTAGGACGTTTATAAAACCTGACCAAAAGTTGAGGGATATAGGTGTAAAGGTAAAGCTTAACCCAATTCCTGAGTTGCTTGAGGGTAAAAGGGTTATAGTGATAGATGATTCTATAGTGAGGGGAACTACCAGTAGGAAGATAATAAGAATGCTTAGAGAAGCAGGTGCTAAGGAAGTTCATATGAGGATAAGTTCTCCGCCGACAAAGTTTCCCTGTTACTTCGGAATAGATACTCCGACCAAAGACCAGCTTATCGCTTCCAACCATTCTGTTGAGGAAATATGTAAATATATAGAGGCAGATTCTTTGGGTTATCTTTCGTTAGAAGGAATGATAGAAGCAGCTGGAGGAAACTTTTCAGAGTACTGTACTGCATGCTTCAATGGGGAATATCCTTTTAATATTCCAGAGTCTGTGGAGAGACAAGCAGAGAAAAAGTAATGGTGCGCCTGGCGGGATTCGAACCCGCGACGCCAGGATCCGGAGTCCTGGGCTCTATCCAGCTGAGCTACAGGCGCTTATATTGTAGAGATAAAATATATTCTGTTTAAGGAGTGGCGTGAAGGAGCTGAGAGAGAAAATATGTTTCCTCTCTTACATCGTTAGTGCTATTTTAGCTGCTTTTTTGAGCTTTAAAGTTATTAATGTCAGGTCAGCATGTACTCATGAAAAACTGAAGATAACATCTGTGGTTAATGAAATAAGAAGATTAAAAGAGGAGAATGTTAGACTGTCTGTGGAATATTATTCTAATCTAAAACCGGAGAATGTTGATAAGGCTTCTAATGATTTAGATTTTTACCAAGAGAATGAGGTTCAGTATATAAAATGAAATGGTTTCTCTACAGGATAAAGGAGACTATTCTTAGGACTTACCATTTTATAAGTCCCTTTAAGGATGACAGACTTAATCTTTTTATGTTAGCGTCTTTGGTAGTAATGGTTATCTATTTAATTAGGTTATTTTCGTTAGGAGTTTTTGACGGTAAGAAGTGGATATCTCTTGTAGAAAGGCAGTTCCAGGGATGTGTGAGGATATCTTCAGAAAAAGGAGAAATCTTAGATAGAAATTTTACACCTTTGGCAGTTAGTGAGAAGGTTGTTTCTATTTATGTTCGTCCGCCTGAAATAAAAGATTGGTTGTTGTTTGAAAAGATAGTTAGAGGAGATAATAAAGTTATTTCTGAATATGCTGAACGAAAAAAAAGCTCTCCGGAAAAGCTTCTTTCGCTTCTTTCTCCTCTTTCTTCTACAATTACTCTGTCTGACCTTGAAGCTGCCTTTAAAAAAAAATACATCGTCATAAGAGTTGATAGAAAAGAGAAGAAAATCCCCTTCGTCTGGCTCAAAAAGGGCATAAACTGCAACGTTTCCGATATCTCAAAAGCAATTTCACTTGCACTGCGCATTTATTACACGCTTTCAGGTGAAAACCGTTTTGATAAAAGATATCCTGACCTTATAGGCTATGTGACTGAATATAAAAGAGTTTATCCTTATGCTGTTGCATCGGAGGTTGTTGGAGTAACCAATGCTCAGGGAGATGGGCTTTCCGGACTTGAATATATCCTGGAAAAGAAAAAAATCATAGCCGGCAACACTATCGTTCTTGAAGGAAGAAAAGATGCCAGAGGCAAGGTCTATCTTGGTGAAAACGCAGTAAAGTTTCTATCAAAGCAGAAAGGTAACAACGTAGTTACGACAATAGACGGGAACCTTCAATATATTTTTGAGAGAATTATTAAAGAATACGGTGAAAAGTGGCATCCTAAATTCATAAATGCAGTTCTTATGGACATTCATACCGGTGACGTTCTGGCAGCAGCGTCGTATCCTTTTTATATCTATGGTGAGAAAAAAACAAAAAATTTTCTGTCTCTTCTTAATCCCCGTTTTATAACTGAGCCTTATGAACCTGGTTCTGTAATGAAGCCGATAGTTCTGGCTGCTGCCCTTACCGAAGGAGTAATAAATGTTGATTCAGTTATATCCTGCCCTGCTGACTATAAAGTTGGTGATAAGGTTTTCCATAACGAGTTCCACGGGAAGGACGTTAAGATTAGGGCTTGGGAAGTCATAGAATATTCAGATAACGTTGGAATAGTTAGAATTGCGCAGAAACTTGGTAAAGAGAGACTCTATAAATATTTAAAGCTTTTTGGTTTTGGAAACAAAACTGGAATAATGCTTCCTGGTGAGAGTCCTGGCTTTTTAAAAGACTGGCATAAGTGGAGAGATGTTGAGTTTGCAACAATTGCTTTTGGGCATTTCATATCCACCACAACGCTTCAGTTAGCTGCTGCCTATGCGGCTCTGGTAAACGGTGGCTACTACGTCAAGCCGAGAATTCTGAAAGAAATCGTTGATGATAAGTGGAACGTAATAAAAAAGTTTCCGATTAAAAAGAAGCGAATTATCCCGGAGAAAGTTTCAAAAACGATGAGAAGAGTTCTTACCATGGTAGTTGAAGGTGGAACAGGTACGGCTACGAAAATGGAAAACTTTTACATAGGCGGAAAGACTGGAACTGCGCTGGTTTACGACCCTAAGATAAAAGCCTACAACAAGAGTAAGATAACCGCCTCTTTTGTTGGTGCCTTTCCTATGACCAATCCTGAATATGTTTTAGCTGTGACTGTTGATGAGCCTAAAGTGCCAAAAAATATGTTGTGGGCGAGTAAAATTGCCGTTCCTATCTTTAGAGACCTTGCTGAAAGGGTTTTGCTTTACGAAAGAGTTGCGCCGGATAGAAAGAGCTACACTTTGCTCTCTAACGGAACGATTATCAGTAAAGAGATTAACACCGACTTTATCTTGAAAAACGGACTTGCGGACAAGCAAAAGTAGTAAAATTGCTCACTCAAAAGAGGATTATGAGAGGTAGAGAATGATAAAGATAAAGCTACCTGACGGAACTATTTTGGAGTTTGAACCTGGCGTTACCGTTAAAGATATAGCAAGCAGGATTGCTAAAAGTCTGGAGAAGAACGCCGTAGGTGCTTTCTTTAATGGTGAACTTATTGACGTTCACACGCCGATAACGACCGATGGGGAGATAAAAATAATAACGGCGAAAGACGATGAGTCTCTTGAAATTTTAAGACATAGCGCTGCTCACGTTCTGGCAAAGGCGGTAAAGAGGGCTTTCGGTGAAGATAACGTTAAGTTGGGTATAGGTCCTGCAACGCAGGAAGGTTTCTACTACGATTTTGACCTTTCAGAAGCGATTTCTGAAGAAGATTTAGAGAAGATAGAAAAAGAGATGCAAAAAATTATTGAAAACAAGGAACCTTTTGTTAGAGAGGAAGTAACAAGAGAAAAAGCGCAGGAGCTTTTTAAAGACGACCCATATAAGTTAGAGCTTCTTGCTGATATTCCTGAAGGAGAAAAGATAACGATATACTGGCTTGGTAATGACTTTTACGACCTATGTAGAGGTCCTCACGTAGAGCACGCTGGAATGATTAAAGCGTTTAAGTTGCTTTCTGTAGCAGGTGCTTACTGGCGTGGTGATTCTAAAAACAAGATGCTTCAAAGGATTTACGGGACTGCCTTCTGGAAAAAGAAAGAGCTTGAAGAATACCTTCACAGGCTTGAAGAGGCGAAAAAGAGAGACCACAGAATTTTAGGAAAGCAGCTTGACCTGTTTTCCATTTATGAAGAAGCTGGACCAGGTCTTGTTTTTTGGCATCCTAACGGTGCTATTTTGAGACAGGAAATTGAAAACTGGGTTGAAGAAGAACACAGGAAGAGAGGTTATCAGAGGATATATACGCCTCACATAATGAAGGCTGACCTTTGGAAAACTTCCGGTCACTACAACTTTTACAGAGAAAATATGTTTTTCGTTCCAGTTGTTGAGCACGACGAGGAAGAGAGGCTTGGAAACGAAGAGGTGCCACTCACCTGTGAAGAGATTGAAAGAGCTAACTGGTATGCTGTAAAGCCGATGAACTGTCCGGGGCACATTCTCATTTATAAATCAAAAGTGAGAAGTTATAGAGACCTGCCTGTAAGGTTTTTTGAGTTTGGAACGGTTTACAGATATGAAAAGAGCGGTTCTCTTCACGGTCTTTTAAGGGTTAGAGGATTTACCCAGGACGATGGTCACATCTTTTGCCGTCCAGACCAGTTAAAAGAGGAAATTCAGGGCGTTTTAGATTACGTTATGGAAATGCTCAACACATTTAACCTTGATTACGTTATTAACATTGGAACTAAACCTGATAAATACATAGGTAGCGACGAGGCGTGGGAACACGCAACACAGGCTCTTATAGATGCCTTGAAGGAAAGGGGTTTTGAGTACAACATTGTTGAGGGTGATGGTGCTTTCTACGGACCAAAGATGGACATTGCCGTTTTAGACGCCATAGGAAGGAAGTGGGATGGTCCTACAATTCAGGTTGACTTTAACCTGCCAGAAAGGTTTGACCTGACTTATGTAGATAAGGACGGGCAGAAGAAGCGTCCTGT contains:
- the thrS gene encoding threonine--tRNA ligase, which produces MIKIKLPDGTILEFEPGVTVKDIASRIAKSLEKNAVGAFFNGELIDVHTPITTDGEIKIITAKDDESLEILRHSAAHVLAKAVKRAFGEDNVKLGIGPATQEGFYYDFDLSEAISEEDLEKIEKEMQKIIENKEPFVREEVTREKAQELFKDDPYKLELLADIPEGEKITIYWLGNDFYDLCRGPHVEHAGMIKAFKLLSVAGAYWRGDSKNKMLQRIYGTAFWKKKELEEYLHRLEEAKKRDHRILGKQLDLFSIYEEAGPGLVFWHPNGAILRQEIENWVEEEHRKRGYQRIYTPHIMKADLWKTSGHYNFYRENMFFVPVVEHDEEERLGNEEVPLTCEEIERANWYAVKPMNCPGHILIYKSKVRSYRDLPVRFFEFGTVYRYEKSGSLHGLLRVRGFTQDDGHIFCRPDQLKEEIQGVLDYVMEMLNTFNLDYVINIGTKPDKYIGSDEAWEHATQALIDALKERGFEYNIVEGDGAFYGPKMDIAVLDAIGRKWDGPTIQVDFNLPERFDLTYVDKDGQKKRPVMVHRAIMGSIERFIGLLIEHYAGLFPVWLAPVQVVIIPVSDKYLEYADEVYERLKKAGVRVQLDDESAKVGYKIRKAETMKIPYMLVVGEKEQQSGTVSVRSKKEGDLGAMDVDAFVSKILKEIKEKSN
- the purF gene encoding amidophosphoribosyltransferase, whose protein sequence is MKEYCGVFGIYNNPNAVYYTYLGLYALQHRGQESAGIAATDGNKIGYYRDFGLVSSVFKSSVLRELSGFIAIGHNRYSTSGASDSPDNIQPIVVSYKYGQMAVAHNGNLVNALELREKLEEEGSIFRGTTDSEVIVHLIVKSKKKKFLDKLIDALVRLKGAYSLLVMTNKKLIAVRDPWGFRPLCMGELDGSPVFASETCAFDLIGAKYLRDVEPGEIIVVENGAISSYRLPETENCPRSQCIFEFVYFARPDSKIFGKSVYDVRKAFGRRLAKEHPVEADIVIPVPDSGVVPALGYSQESGIPFEMGLIRNHYVGRTFIKPDQKLRDIGVKVKLNPIPELLEGKRVIVIDDSIVRGTTSRKIIRMLREAGAKEVHMRISSPPTKFPCYFGIDTPTKDQLIASNHSVEEICKYIEADSLGYLSLEGMIEAAGGNFSEYCTACFNGEYPFNIPESVERQAEKK
- a CDS encoding peptidoglycan D,D-transpeptidase FtsI family protein, translating into MKWFLYRIKETILRTYHFISPFKDDRLNLFMLASLVVMVIYLIRLFSLGVFDGKKWISLVERQFQGCVRISSEKGEILDRNFTPLAVSEKVVSIYVRPPEIKDWLLFEKIVRGDNKVISEYAERKKSSPEKLLSLLSPLSSTITLSDLEAAFKKKYIVIRVDRKEKKIPFVWLKKGINCNVSDISKAISLALRIYYTLSGENRFDKRYPDLIGYVTEYKRVYPYAVASEVVGVTNAQGDGLSGLEYILEKKKIIAGNTIVLEGRKDARGKVYLGENAVKFLSKQKGNNVVTTIDGNLQYIFERIIKEYGEKWHPKFINAVLMDIHTGDVLAAASYPFYIYGEKKTKNFLSLLNPRFITEPYEPGSVMKPIVLAAALTEGVINVDSVISCPADYKVGDKVFHNEFHGKDVKIRAWEVIEYSDNVGIVRIAQKLGKERLYKYLKLFGFGNKTGIMLPGESPGFLKDWHKWRDVEFATIAFGHFISTTTLQLAAAYAALVNGGYYVKPRILKEIVDDKWNVIKKFPIKKKRIIPEKVSKTMRRVLTMVVEGGTGTATKMENFYIGGKTGTALVYDPKIKAYNKSKITASFVGAFPMTNPEYVLAVTVDEPKVPKNMLWASKIAVPIFRDLAERVLLYERVAPDRKSYTLLSNGTIISKEINTDFILKNGLADKQK
- the purC gene encoding phosphoribosylaminoimidazolesuccinocarboxamide synthase, which gives rise to MEKREKLYEGKAKIIYTTDSDNLVIQYFKDDTTAFDGAKKEVLEDKGVINCSISTIIFEYLEKHGIKTHFVERLSPREMLVKKCEIIPVEVVVRNVAAGSFSRRYGVKEGTPLKEPLVEYFYKNDELHDPMVCPNHVYMFGWATREELGFMTKTALEVSELLKKFFDEIDIQLVDFKLEFGRHNGEILLADEITPDACRLWDKSSGEVLDKDRFRKDMGKVVESYKEVYRRIVERYEKVEE
- the trpS gene encoding tryptophan--tRNA ligase, producing the protein MKIALEKYEEPKDIKRVLSGMRPTGKIHLGNYFGALKTWIELQDKAECFFFIADWHAITTSYEDTSKLSQNTLEMMADWIAAGLDPEKSVLFIQSQVKEHAELHLLLSMITPVKWLERNPTYKEMMENLKDRDLATYGFLGYPVLQTADIIIYKADTVPVGIDQLPHLELSRDITRRFNRFFGNIFPEPRPYLSEAPKLPGLDGRKMSKSYGNCIYLSDTEEELRKKVMSMVTDPARVRKTDPGHPEVCSVFSYHKIFTDKKQVKEIEENCRKGQIGCVQCKKQLFENLNTFLSPIREKREKLLSDKETLSQIFVEGSKKAREIAKETMEEVRKAMNFFTF